The genomic region ACAGGCTGTCGAGTGCGACGAAGCAGCAATGGAAGCTTACCTCGAAGGCGAAATGCCGACCGAGGAAGTTATCAAGAAGTGCATCCGCAAAGGTACGATCGCTGGCAACCTTGTTCCGGTCCTTCTGGGTACCGCGTTCAAGAACAAAGGCGTTCAGCCGCTTCTTGATGCTGTTGTCGACTACATGCCGGCTCCGGATGACATCGACGATGTTCGTGGCGTTAAGCCGAACACCGAAGACGAGCCGGATAGCCGTCCGCTGACCGACGAAGCACCGTTCTCGGCTCTTGCGTTCAAGATCATGTCCGACCCGTTCGTCGGTTCCTTGACCTTCATTCGTATCTATTCCGGTGTTCTGGATGCCGGTTCGTATGTTCTCAACTCTGTTAAAGAGAAAAAAGAACGTATCGGCCGTATGCTTCTTATGCATTCAAACAACCGCGAAGAAATCAAATACGCATGCTCGGGCGACATCGTTGCTCTGGTTGGCATGAAGGACACCACCACTGGTGATACCCTTTGTGACCCGGCAAAGCCGATCATTCTCGAGCGTATGGAATTCCCGGATCCGGTTATCGAAATCGCTGTTGAGCCGAAATCGAAAGCCGACCAGGAAAAAATGGGTCTCGCCCTTGCACGTCTTGCACAGGAAGATCCGTCGTTCCGCGTTAAATCCGACCACGAATCCGGCCAGACCATCATTTCCGGTATGGGCGAACTTCACCTCGACATTCTTGTCGATCGTATGAAGCGTGAATTCAAAGTCGAAGCAAACGTCGGCGCGCCGCAGGTTGCTTACCGTGAGACGATCTCGAAAGAAGTCGATATCGACTACACCCACAAAAAACAGTCGGGTGGTTCGGGTCAGTTCGCACGTATCAAGTTGACCTTCACCCCGGGTGAACCGGGTTCGGGCTTCTCCTTCTCCGATACCGTTGTTGGCGGTAACGTTCCGAAGGAATACATCCCGGGCGTACAGAAAGGTCTCGAAAGCTCGCTGCAGAGCGGTGTGATCGCAGGCTTCCCTGTAACCGACTTCTCTATCAAGTTGACGGACGGTGCATACCACGACGTTGACTCGAGCGTCATGGCCTTCGAAATCGCTGCTCGCGCAGCATTCCGCGAAGGTTTGGCAAAAGCTTCTCCGAAGCTGCTCGAGCCGATCATGAAGGTCGAGGTAGTGACCCCGGAAGAATACATGGGCGATATCATTGGTGACCTGAACAGCCGTCGTGGCCAGGTCCGTGACATGGACTCCCGTGGTATTGCACGCGTTGTTAACGCGTTCGTACCGCTGGCGAACATGTTCGGTTACGTCAACACGCTGCGCTCCATGTCCCAGGGCCGTGCCCAGTTCGTGATGCAGTTCGATCATTATGCCGACGTCCCGCAGGCAGTTGCGGACGAAGTCAAAGCCAAATCGGCCGGCTAAGGGCCAGCTAGAATAAACGGAGTTAGAAATGGCTAAAGAAAAGTTTGAGCGTACAAAACCGCACGTTAACGTTGGCACCATCGGCCACGTTGACCACGGTAAAACCACGCTGACCGCAGCAATCACCAAAGTTCTGGCAGAAGCCGGTGGCGCTTCGTTCCAGGACTACAGCATGATCGACAAGGCACCGGAAGAGAAAGCTCGTGGTATCACGATCTCGACCGCGCACGTTGAGTATGAGACCGAGAACCGTCACTACGCACACGTCGACTGCCCGGGCCACGCTGACTATGTTAAAAACATGATCACTGGTGCGGCACAGATGGACGGCGGTATCCTCGTCGTTTCGGCTGCTGATGGCCCGATGCCGCAGACCCGTGAGCACATCCTGCTCGCACGTCAGGTTGGTGTTCCGGCTCTCGTCGTCTTCATGAACAAAGTTGACCAGGTCGACGACGAAGAGCTTCTCGAGCTCGTCGAAATGGAAATCCGTGAACTTCTGTCGTCCTACGACTTCCCGGGCGACGATATTCCGATCGTCAAGGGCTCTGCTCTTGCTGCTCTGGAAGGTCGCGATGATGAAATCGGCAAAAACGCTATCCTCGAACTGATGAAAGCGGTTGACGACTACATCCCGGCTCCTGAGCGTCCGAAAGACAAGCCGTTCCTGATGCCGATCGAAGACGTGTTCTCGATCTCGGGTCGTGGTACGGTTGTAACCGGTCGTGTTGAAACCGGCGTTGTTAAAGTTGGCGAAGAGATTGAAATCGTCGGCATTAAAGACACCGTTAAAACCACCGTTACCGGCGTTGAAATGTTCCGCAAGCTGCTCGACCAGGGCGAAGCTGGCGACAACATTGGCGCGCTGCTGCGTGGTACCAAACGTGAAGACGTCGAACGTGGCCAGGTTCTGGCACACGTTGGCTCGATCACCCCGCACACCAAATTCGAAGCAGAAGCCTACATCCTGACCAAGGATGAAGGTGGCCGTCACACGCCGTTCTTCTCGAACTACCGTCCGCAGTTCTACTTCCGTACGACTGACGTAACCGGTTCGATCGAGCTGCCGGCAGGTACGGAAATGGTTATGCCGGGTGACAACGTTCAGATGACCGCAACTCTCATTGCACCGATCGCAATGGACGAAGGTCTGCGTTTCGCAATCCGTGAAGGCGGTCGTACCGTCGGCGCGGGCGTTGTTGCCAAGATCATCGAATAATTTTTTCTCTTGATCTTTGTGGAGCGGGCGGCTATGTAAGCCGCCCGCAACACTTTTGCGGCAATCGTCAACTCCAGTTGAGGGGCCGGTGTCCTTTTGAGGGCTCCGGTACATAATTACATGGATAGTCAGAACATTCGCATTCGCCTCAAGGCGTTTGACCATCGCGTGCTGGATCAGTCCACGCGTGAGATCGTCAATACGGCGAAGCGCACTGGCGCAGAGGTCCGCGGCCCGATTCCGCTGCCGACCCGCATCGAAAAGTACACTGTTCTGCGGTCTCCGCACGTGAACAAAAAGTCACGCGAACAGCTTGAAATCCGTACGCACAAGCGTCTTCTCGACATTGTCGACCCGACCCCGCAAACCGTCGATGCTCTTATGAAGCTCGACCTTGCGTCCGGTGTCGATGTCGAGATCAAACTTTAATCGGGAGTAAGCCGCAATGCGTAGTGGACTTATTACCCAGAAGGTCGGTATGACCCGCGTCTTCAACGACGACGGTTCCCACCTTCCTGTAACCGTTCTGAAGGTCGAAGATCTTCAGGTTGTCGCCAACCGTACCAACGACACCGACGGCTACGTCGCTGTTCAGCTTGGTTATGGCAAAGCGAAAGTGAAAAACGTATCCAAGCCGATGCGTGGCCACTTCGCCAAAGCCAAGGTTGAGCCGAAAGCCAAACTTGCTGAATTCCGCGTGAGCGAAGATGGCCTGATCGAAGTTGGTGCAGAACTTGCTGCAACCCATTTCGTCGAAGGCCAGTACGTTGACGTAATCGGCACGTCCATCGGTAAAGGTTTTGCCGGTGCGATGAAGCGTCACAACTTCGGTGGTCTGCGTGCGTCGCACGGTGTGTCTGTGTCGCACCGTTCGCATGGTTCCACCGGTCAGTGCCAGGACCCGGGCCGCGTCTTCAAAGGTAAGAAGATGGCTGGTCACCTCGGTGCCGCACGTGTAACCGTTCAGTCCCTTAAAGTCGTGTCTTCGGACGCCGACAAAGGCCTGATCCTGGTGCATGGTGCCGTTCCGGGTCACAAGGGTGCCTATGTCCTTGTCAAGGATGCCGTGAAGCGTGCTGCACCGGAAGGTCTGCCGTTCCCGGCCGCGCTCAAGGGTGCTGCCCCGGCCGCTGAAGAAGCTGTCGCCGAGGATAAGGAATAAGCATCATGAAGCTCGACATTCTCAAACTTGACGCTTCCAAGTCCGGTAAGATTGATCTTGCAGAAGACATCTTTGGTCTGGAAGTACGTCGTGACGTCCTGCACCGCATGGTGAACTGGCAGCTGGCAAAACGCCGTGCCGGTACCCACAAGGTAAAGGAAAAGTCCGAAGTTTCCGCAACCACGAAAAAATTCGTGCGTCAGAAGGGTAGTGGCGGTGCACGTCACGGTTCCCGTAAAGCCGCACAGTTCCGTGGTGGTGGTACCGTGCACGGTCCGCGCGTTCGCGACCACGCACACGATCTGACCAAGAAGTTCCGTAAACTCGCGCTGAAAACCGCTCTGTCGGCTAAGGCAAAAGACGGTAAGCTTATCGTTCTTGATAATGCGGAATTCTCGGACGCCAAAACCAAGAATCTGGTCGCAGTTTTCAATAAACTCGGCTGGAAGTCTGCACTGATCATCGACGGTGCGCAGGTCAACGAAGGTTTTGCACGCGCAGCGCGCAACATCCCGCAGGTTGATGTGCTCCCGCAGATTGGTGCTAACGTCTATGACATCCTGCGCCGTGACACCCTGGTGCTGACCAAGGGTGCGGTCGAAGCGTTGGAGGCACGTCTCAAATGACGATCATCAGCAAAGAGCGGATGTACGAAGTCATCCGCGCCCCGCATATCACTGAAAAGTCGACGCTGATTTCTGAACACAACGCAGTTGCGTTCAAAGTTGCGATCGACGCCACCAAGCCGGAGATTAAGGCTGCTGTGGAAGGTCTGTTCGGGGTGAAGGTCAAGGCGGTCAATACCTCTGTGGTAAAAGGAAAGACCAAGCGTTTTCGCGGTATTTCCGGTCGTCGGAGCGATTTCAAGAAAGCGATGGTGACCCTCGAAGAGGGCCAGTCCATCGATGTGACTACGGGAATCTAAGACAATGGCTTTGAAGAAGTTTAAACCAACCTCTCCTGGTCGCCGTCAGCTGGTTCTCGTGGATCGTTCTGATCTCCACAAGGGCAAGCCGATCAAAGCGTTGACCGAAGGTCTTCGCAAGAAAGGTGGCCGTAACAACACTGGTCGTATCACCGCCCGCCGTATTGGTGGTGGTCACAAACGTCGTTACCGTCTCATCGACTTCAAACGTACCAAGTTTGACGTCGTCGGTACCGTCGAGCGTTTGGAATATGATCCGAACCGTACCGCGTTTATCGCACTGGTTCGCTATTCCGACGACGAGCTGGCCTACATCCTCGCACCGCAGCGTCTCGCTGTCGGCGACAACGTTGTTGCCGCTGAACGCGTAGACATTAAGCCGGGTAACGCCGCACCGCTGAAGAACATTCCGGTCGGTACCATTGTCCATAACGTCGAACTGAAAGCCGGTAAAGGTGGTCAGGTCGCACGTTCAGCAGGCTCGTATGTACAGCTTGTTGGTAAGGACCAGGGTTACGCCCAGCTTAAGCTGTCCTCCGGTGAGGTACGTTTGGTTCGTGGTGAATGCATGGCTACCATTGGTGCCGTGTCCAACCCGGACCATCAGAACTCGAACCTTGGTAAAGCCGGCCGTAATCGCTGGCTTGGCAAGCGTCCTTCGGTTCGTGGCGTTGCCATGAACCCGATCGATCACCCGCATGGTGGTGGTGAAGGTCGTACGTCGGGTGGTCGTCACCCGGTTACGCCGTGGGGCAAGCCTACCAAGGGCAAACGTACCCGCTCGAACAAAAAGACCGACGCGCTCATCATGCGCCGTCGTCACAAGAGCTAACGGAGGAGGCTAGACTATGGCGCGTTCCGTTTGGAAGGGTCCGTTTGTTGACGGATACCTTCTTAAGAAAGCCGATACTGTCCGTGCCTCAGGCCGGAATGAGGTAATTAAGACCTGGTCGCGGCGTTCGACGATTCTGCCGCAATTCGTAGGCCTCACCTTTGGGGTTTACAATGGCCAGAAATTCCTGCCGGTGCTCGTGACCGAAGATATGATTGGTCACAAGTTCGGTGAATTCTCGCCGACCCGTACCTACTATGGTCACGCGGCCGACAAAAAGGCGAAGAGGAAGTAACGATGGGTAAGAAAGCTGACATCCGTCGGCTGGCGGATAACGAGGCCGCGGCTTCGCTCCGGGCAGTACGCATTTCCCCGCGTAAGCTCAACCTCGTCGCCGAGTCGATTCGTGGTATGAAGGCAGAAGCTGCTTTGGCAGAGCTGACCTTCTCCAATAAACGCATTTCGCAAGACGTCAAAAAGCTGCTGGAATCGGCAATCGCTAATGCCGAAAACAACCATCAGCTCGATGTTGACCGTCTCTATATTAAAGAGGCATCTGTTGGTAAGGCCTTCGTAATGAAGCGCTGGCGCGCCCGTGCACGCGGTCGTGTTGGCAAAATCATTAAGCCGTTCTCCAACATGCGCATCGTCGTTTGCGAACGTGAGGAGGCCGAGTAATGGGTCAGAAAATTAATCCGATCGGTCTGCGCGTTGGCATTAACCGTACCTGGGATTCCCGCTGGTACGCCAACAAGGCCGATTTCGCTGGTCTTCTTCACGAAGATCTCGCGATCCGCAATTTCATCTTCGACCGTCTGAAACAGGCGGGTGTATCGAAGGTGATTATCGAACGTCCGGCGAAGAAAGCCCGCATTTCGATCCACACCGCTCGTCCGGGCGTTGTGATCGGGAAAAAAGGCCAGGACATCGAGAAGCTCAAGAACGATCTGCAGAAACTGGCAAATGCCGAAGTGCAGGTTAACATCATCGAGATTCGCAAGCCGGAACTCGATGCCAAGCTGGTCGCTGACAACATCGCCCAGCAGCTTGAGCGCCGTGTTTCGTTCCGTCGCGCTATGAAGCGCTCGGTTCAGAACGCAATGCGTCTCGGTGCCGGTGGCATTCGTATTAATGCTGCTGGTCGTCTTGGTGGCGCAGAAATCGCCCGTACCGAATGGTACCGTGAAGGTCGCGTTCCGCTGCATACCCTGCGTGCGGACGTTGATTATGGCACTTCGGAAGCACACACCACCTACGGTGTTTGCGGTCTGAAGGTCTGGATCTTCAAGGGCGAAATCATGGCACATGATCCGTTGGCTTCTGAGCGTCGCGCTCTCGAGTCGGCTGGTTCCGGTCGTAAGTAAGGAGATCCCGATATGCTTTCTCCGAAACGTACAAAGTTCCGCAAAGCCCACAAAGGCCGCCTCAAAGGCGAAGCCAAGGGTGGTACCGAACTTAATTTCGGCGCTTATGGCTTGAAAGCCATGGAGCCGGAGCGTATAACGGCGCGTCAGATCGAAGCGGCTCGCCGCGCGATCACCCGCCACATGCGCCGTCAAGGCCGTGTGTGGATTCGCGTTTTCCCGGATCTCCCGGTCTCGCAGAAGCCTGCCGAAGTCCGTCAGGGTAAAGGTAAAGGCTCGCCTGAATATTGGGCGGCACGCGTTAAACCGGGTCGGATCATGTTTGAACTCGACGGTGTTCCGTTGGATCTTGCACGCCGTGCTTTCGAGCTGGCAGCGGCAAAATTGCCGATCAAGACCAAGTTTGTCACCCGTCTTGGTGAAGGGGAGTAATTAGTGATGAAAATTGCTGATCTCCGCGCTAAAAGCGCTGACGAACTGAAGCAGCTGCTTCTGGACCTGCGTAAGGAATCGTTCAATATGCGTTTCCAGCAGGCTTCGGGGCAGTTCGAGAACACTGCGCGGGTCCGCCAGGTCCGTCGTGATATTGCCCGCATTAAAACCCTTCTCGGTAACGAGAAGGGTGCAACCGCGGCCTAACTGGACACGCAGAGGAGTAGACACACATGCCGAGGCGTGTATTGCAGGGGACAGTCGTTTCGACCAAAAACGACAAGACCGTGGTGGTCCGAGTGGAGCGCCAGGTCATGCACCCGCTGTATAAAAAGTACGTGCGTAAGTCGAAGAAATTCCACGCGCACGATGAAGAGAACCGCTTCAAAACGGGTGACGTTGTTCGCATTCGCGAATGCAAACCGATCTCGAAGTTGAAGTCTTGGGAAGTAGTGGTCGAGGAGTGAGTCCTCAGCCCAATCATAGTCAAGGGGTAAACCCATGATCCAGATGCAGTCCAATCTGGACGTCGCCGACAACAGCGGCGCTCGCCGCGTCCAGTGCATCAAGGTGCTGGGCGGCTCGAAGCGCAAAACCGCCAACGTTGGTGATGTTATCGTGGTTTCCGTCAAGGAAGCCATTCCGCGCGGTCGCGTAAAGAAGGGTGCAGTTCACAAAGCTGTCATCGTTCGCACCGCAAAGGAAATTCGTCGTGCCGATGGCTCGGCGATCCGCTTTGACCGCAACGCTGCCGTTCTCATTAATGCGAACGGCGAGCCGATCGGCACGCGTATTTTTGGCCCGGTAACCCGTGAACTTCGTTCTAAAGGTTACATGAAGATCATTTCGCTCGCTCCGGAGGTGCTGTAATGGCTGCCAAGATTAAAAAGGGCGATCGCGTCGTTGTTCTGACGGGTAAAGACAAAGGGAAAACCGGCGAAGTTCTCGCCGCTTTCCCGACCGAGAACAAAGTTCTGGTTTCGGGCATCAACCTGGTGAAACGTCACCAGCGCCCGACCGGTGCTGATGCTGGTGGCATCGTCGAAAAGGAAGCAAAAATTGCTGTTTCCAACGTCGCGATTGTTGACCCGAAAGAAAACAAGCCGACCCGCGTCGGTTTCAAGACCCTCGATGATGGTCGCAAGGTTCGCGTAGCGAAGCTCAGCGGCGAAGTCATCGACAACTGAGGGACGGAAAAATGACGCGCCTGCGCGAACATTACAAAGAAGTGGTGCGTGACGCACTCCAGAAGGAGTTCTCCTACGAGAACACCATGGAGATTCCGCGCCTCGAGAAAATCGTGATCAACATGGGTGTCGGCGACGCCACCCAGGATCGTAAGAAGCTGGAAGGTGCTGCTGCGGATCTCGCTGCTATCACCGGTCAGAAGCCTGTCTTCACCAAAGCGAAAAAGTCCGTTGCGGCTTTCAAGCTGCGTGAAGGTATGAACATCGGTTGTAAAGTGACCTTGCGTCGCGACCGTATGTTTGAGTTCTTGGACCGCTTGGTCACCATCGCGCTGCCGCGCGTTCGTGACTTCCGCGGCCTGAACAAAAAATCTTTCGATGGTCGTGGCAACTTTGCCATGGGCTTGAAAGAACAGTTCGTCTTTCCTGAGGTAGAGTACGACAAAGTCGACTCTGTTCGCGGGATGGATATCATCATTTGTACCACGGCTAAGTCCGACGATGAAGCTCTCGCCCTTCTTAAGGGCTTTGATCTTCCGTTCGGAAACTAACGGAGGTTGGCCCATGGCCAAGAAAAGCGCTGTAGAGCGTGAACTCAAACGTGAACGCCTGGCAAAAAAATATGCTGCCAAGCGTGCCGCCCTTAAAGCGGTTATCGCAAATCGCGAGACGACCCCTGAGGATCGTATCGTTGCTGTGATGAAACTCGCCCAGCTGCCGCGTAACTCGGCTCGTATCCGTCAGCGTATTCGCTGCCAGATCACCGGTCGTCCGCGTGGTGTCTATCGCAAATTCCGCCTGTCCCGTATCGCGCTTCGTGAACTTGCTTCACGTGGTCAGATCCCGGGCATGGTGAAGTCGAGCTGGTAAGGAGGACATCACATGTCGATGACTGATCCAGTCGGTGATATGCTCACGCGTATCCGTAACGGCCAGCGCGTTGGTAAATCCAGCGTCGTTTCGCCGGCTTCGAAACTGCGTACCGGTGTGTTGGATGTTCTCCAGCGCGAAGGTTATATCCGCGGTTACAATGTTAATGAAATTCGCAAGGGCGTCAGCGAAATCACCATCGAACTCAAATATTTTGAGGGTGATGGCGTGATTAAGCAGATCGACCGCGTCTCGACCCCGGGTCGTCGTGTATAT from Thalassospira indica harbors:
- the rplX gene encoding 50S ribosomal protein L24 codes for the protein MAAKIKKGDRVVVLTGKDKGKTGEVLAAFPTENKVLVSGINLVKRHQRPTGADAGGIVEKEAKIAVSNVAIVDPKENKPTRVGFKTLDDGRKVRVAKLSGEVIDN
- the rpsS gene encoding 30S ribosomal protein S19 → MARSVWKGPFVDGYLLKKADTVRASGRNEVIKTWSRRSTILPQFVGLTFGVYNGQKFLPVLVTEDMIGHKFGEFSPTRTYYGHAADKKAKRK
- the rplB gene encoding 50S ribosomal protein L2, with the translated sequence MALKKFKPTSPGRRQLVLVDRSDLHKGKPIKALTEGLRKKGGRNNTGRITARRIGGGHKRRYRLIDFKRTKFDVVGTVERLEYDPNRTAFIALVRYSDDELAYILAPQRLAVGDNVVAAERVDIKPGNAAPLKNIPVGTIVHNVELKAGKGGQVARSAGSYVQLVGKDQGYAQLKLSSGEVRLVRGECMATIGAVSNPDHQNSNLGKAGRNRWLGKRPSVRGVAMNPIDHPHGGGEGRTSGGRHPVTPWGKPTKGKRTRSNKKTDALIMRRRHKS
- the tuf gene encoding elongation factor Tu, coding for MAKEKFERTKPHVNVGTIGHVDHGKTTLTAAITKVLAEAGGASFQDYSMIDKAPEEKARGITISTAHVEYETENRHYAHVDCPGHADYVKNMITGAAQMDGGILVVSAADGPMPQTREHILLARQVGVPALVVFMNKVDQVDDEELLELVEMEIRELLSSYDFPGDDIPIVKGSALAALEGRDDEIGKNAILELMKAVDDYIPAPERPKDKPFLMPIEDVFSISGRGTVVTGRVETGVVKVGEEIEIVGIKDTVKTTVTGVEMFRKLLDQGEAGDNIGALLRGTKREDVERGQVLAHVGSITPHTKFEAEAYILTKDEGGRHTPFFSNYRPQFYFRTTDVTGSIELPAGTEMVMPGDNVQMTATLIAPIAMDEGLRFAIREGGRTVGAGVVAKIIE
- the rpsQ gene encoding 30S ribosomal protein S17, whose product is MPRRVLQGTVVSTKNDKTVVVRVERQVMHPLYKKYVRKSKKFHAHDEENRFKTGDVVRIRECKPISKLKSWEVVVEE
- the rplD gene encoding 50S ribosomal protein L4, with amino-acid sequence MKLDILKLDASKSGKIDLAEDIFGLEVRRDVLHRMVNWQLAKRRAGTHKVKEKSEVSATTKKFVRQKGSGGARHGSRKAAQFRGGGTVHGPRVRDHAHDLTKKFRKLALKTALSAKAKDGKLIVLDNAEFSDAKTKNLVAVFNKLGWKSALIIDGAQVNEGFARAARNIPQVDVLPQIGANVYDILRRDTLVLTKGAVEALEARLK
- the rplV gene encoding 50S ribosomal protein L22 translates to MGKKADIRRLADNEAAASLRAVRISPRKLNLVAESIRGMKAEAALAELTFSNKRISQDVKKLLESAIANAENNHQLDVDRLYIKEASVGKAFVMKRWRARARGRVGKIIKPFSNMRIVVCEREEAE
- the rplN gene encoding 50S ribosomal protein L14: MIQMQSNLDVADNSGARRVQCIKVLGGSKRKTANVGDVIVVSVKEAIPRGRVKKGAVHKAVIVRTAKEIRRADGSAIRFDRNAAVLINANGEPIGTRIFGPVTRELRSKGYMKIISLAPEVL
- the rpmC gene encoding 50S ribosomal protein L29; the encoded protein is MKIADLRAKSADELKQLLLDLRKESFNMRFQQASGQFENTARVRQVRRDIARIKTLLGNEKGATAA
- the rpsC gene encoding 30S ribosomal protein S3, with translation MGQKINPIGLRVGINRTWDSRWYANKADFAGLLHEDLAIRNFIFDRLKQAGVSKVIIERPAKKARISIHTARPGVVIGKKGQDIEKLKNDLQKLANAEVQVNIIEIRKPELDAKLVADNIAQQLERRVSFRRAMKRSVQNAMRLGAGGIRINAAGRLGGAEIARTEWYREGRVPLHTLRADVDYGTSEAHTTYGVCGLKVWIFKGEIMAHDPLASERRALESAGSGRK
- the rplE gene encoding 50S ribosomal protein L5; amino-acid sequence: MTRLREHYKEVVRDALQKEFSYENTMEIPRLEKIVINMGVGDATQDRKKLEGAAADLAAITGQKPVFTKAKKSVAAFKLREGMNIGCKVTLRRDRMFEFLDRLVTIALPRVRDFRGLNKKSFDGRGNFAMGLKEQFVFPEVEYDKVDSVRGMDIIICTTAKSDDEALALLKGFDLPFGN
- the rplP gene encoding 50S ribosomal protein L16; amino-acid sequence: MLSPKRTKFRKAHKGRLKGEAKGGTELNFGAYGLKAMEPERITARQIEAARRAITRHMRRQGRVWIRVFPDLPVSQKPAEVRQGKGKGSPEYWAARVKPGRIMFELDGVPLDLARRAFELAAAKLPIKTKFVTRLGEGE
- the rpsN gene encoding 30S ribosomal protein S14 — protein: MAKKSAVERELKRERLAKKYAAKRAALKAVIANRETTPEDRIVAVMKLAQLPRNSARIRQRIRCQITGRPRGVYRKFRLSRIALRELASRGQIPGMVKSSW
- the fusA gene encoding elongation factor G translates to MVQRTPISRYRNIGIMAHIDAGKTTTTERILFYTGKSYKIGEVHDGAATMDWMEQEQERGITITSAATTCFWNDHRVNIIDTPGHVDFTIEVERSLRVLDGACAVFDAVSGVEPQTETVWRQADKYHVPRMCFVNKMDRTGADFFRCVEMMKERLGANVAVMQLPIGSEGEFEGVVDLVRNKEIVWKDESLGAEFEYRDIRDSLADQAAEYREALIEQAVECDEAAMEAYLEGEMPTEEVIKKCIRKGTIAGNLVPVLLGTAFKNKGVQPLLDAVVDYMPAPDDIDDVRGVKPNTEDEPDSRPLTDEAPFSALAFKIMSDPFVGSLTFIRIYSGVLDAGSYVLNSVKEKKERIGRMLLMHSNNREEIKYACSGDIVALVGMKDTTTGDTLCDPAKPIILERMEFPDPVIEIAVEPKSKADQEKMGLALARLAQEDPSFRVKSDHESGQTIISGMGELHLDILVDRMKREFKVEANVGAPQVAYRETISKEVDIDYTHKKQSGGSGQFARIKLTFTPGEPGSGFSFSDTVVGGNVPKEYIPGVQKGLESSLQSGVIAGFPVTDFSIKLTDGAYHDVDSSVMAFEIAARAAFREGLAKASPKLLEPIMKVEVVTPEEYMGDIIGDLNSRRGQVRDMDSRGIARVVNAFVPLANMFGYVNTLRSMSQGRAQFVMQFDHYADVPQAVADEVKAKSAG
- a CDS encoding 50S ribosomal protein L23, whose translation is MTIISKERMYEVIRAPHITEKSTLISEHNAVAFKVAIDATKPEIKAAVEGLFGVKVKAVNTSVVKGKTKRFRGISGRRSDFKKAMVTLEEGQSIDVTTGI
- the rplC gene encoding 50S ribosomal protein L3, whose protein sequence is MRSGLITQKVGMTRVFNDDGSHLPVTVLKVEDLQVVANRTNDTDGYVAVQLGYGKAKVKNVSKPMRGHFAKAKVEPKAKLAEFRVSEDGLIEVGAELAATHFVEGQYVDVIGTSIGKGFAGAMKRHNFGGLRASHGVSVSHRSHGSTGQCQDPGRVFKGKKMAGHLGAARVTVQSLKVVSSDADKGLILVHGAVPGHKGAYVLVKDAVKRAAPEGLPFPAALKGAAPAAEEAVAEDKE
- the rpsH gene encoding 30S ribosomal protein S8, encoding MSMTDPVGDMLTRIRNGQRVGKSSVVSPASKLRTGVLDVLQREGYIRGYNVNEIRKGVSEITIELKYFEGDGVIKQIDRVSTPGRRVYSKIKDLPKVYNGLGIAVLSTPRGVLSDQEAREQNVGGEILCKVF
- the rpsJ gene encoding 30S ribosomal protein S10, producing the protein MDSQNIRIRLKAFDHRVLDQSTREIVNTAKRTGAEVRGPIPLPTRIEKYTVLRSPHVNKKSREQLEIRTHKRLLDIVDPTPQTVDALMKLDLASGVDVEIKL